A genomic region of Eucalyptus grandis isolate ANBG69807.140 chromosome 5, ASM1654582v1, whole genome shotgun sequence contains the following coding sequences:
- the LOC104444525 gene encoding chromo domain-containing protein LHP1, which translates to MKVKGGGKKKSVAAAASGEGLLEDDPTTTPVANGGGEAAEGGHPLEEEEEEKEAAAEEGEDGEEADEDEDEDEDDGEGEGEGEGDEEGAERPKLDEGFYEIEAVRRKRVRKGQVQYLIKWRGWPETANTWEPFENLMSCSDVIEAFEDSLKSGKQRSSRKRKRKYGAPHAQAKKKPQNQQHRAHSAAYSSGGAETSSVDEPLTSSTPKILSFADLSSPTQVVGSGCNGEINLDMNGFETDQQVAQNGLAHGLQPPIQREEEPEYDPKLSELKATACSNGVDKENLAVNFRESKAFNSTGPSTGVHKTDSLDPGQSNRNTGAKRRKSGSVKRFKQELASGGSPAENAICSSEQQGFGNPDFSRNESSLIKSSVSNSTPVITKIIKPIGFSASVANNIQDVSVTFMVMRSDGKEVMVDNRFLKENCPLLLIDFYEQHLRYSPTS; encoded by the exons atgaaggTGAAGGGTGGAGGTAAGAAAAAGAGCGTGGCAGCGGCAGCGTCAGGCGAAGGTCTTCTTGAGGACGACCCAACGACGACCCCCGTCgccaacggcggcggcg AGGCGGCAGAAGGAGGGCATCCtctcgaggaggaggaggaggagaaggaggcggcggcggaggaaggcgAGGATGGAGAGGAGGCCgatgaggacgaggacgaggacgaggacgacggcgagggcgagggcgagggcgagggcgacGAGGAGGGAGCCGAGCGGCCGAAGCTGGACGAGGGCTTTTACGAGATCGAGGCCGTCCGCCGCAAGAGGGTTCGCAAG GGGCAAGTTCAGTATCTCATCAAATG GCGTGGCTGGCCAGAGACAGCCAATACCTGGGAACCTTTCGAGAATCTCATGTCATGTTCTGATGTTATTGAAGCATTTGAAGACAG TTTGAAGTCGGGAAAGCAGAGATCTTCTCGTAAGCGTAAACGCAAGTATGGGGCTCCTCATGCCCAAGCCAAAAAGAAGCCACAGAATCAGCAGCACCGAGCCCATTCTGCAGCTTATAGTTCGGGGGGTGCTGAGACTAGCTCTGTTGATGAGCCTCTTACTTCTTCTACCCCTAAAATCTTAAGCTTTGCAGATCTTTCTAGCCCTACCCAAGTTGTGGGTTCTGGATGTAATGGAGAGATTAACTTGGATATGAATGGATTTGAAACAGACCAGCAAGTGGCTCAAAATGGACTGGCACATGGTCTTCAGCCACCTatccaaagagaagaagaacctGAGTATGATCCCAAGCTTAGTGAACTTAAGGCGACAGCGTGTTCCAATGGTGTTGATAAGGAGAATCTTGCAGTAAATTTCCGAGAATCCAAGGCTTTTAATAGCACTGGGCCCTCAACTGGGGTGCACAAAACTGATTCACTTGATCCAGGTCAAAGCAATCGCAATACAGGAGCCAAGAGACGAAAATCTGGTTCTGTGAAGAGGTTTAAGCAAGAACTTGCCTCAGGTGGTTCACCTGCAGAAAATGCCATTTGTAGCTCTGAACAACAGGGTTTTGGAAATCCTGACTTCTCAAGAAATGAATCTAGTCTAATTAAGAGCAGTGTTTCCAACAGTACTCCTGTTATAACCAAGATCATAAAGCCCATAGGCTTCTCAGCTTCTGTAGCAAACAACATTCAGGATGTGTCAGTAACCTTCATGGTGATGAG GTCCGATGGGAAAGAAGTGATGGTCGATAACCGGTTTTTGAAGGAGAATTGCCCTCTTCTG CTGATCGACTTCTATGAGCAACATCTGCGCTACAGCCCGACGTCATGA